In Aliarcobacter faecis, a genomic segment contains:
- a CDS encoding MFS transporter, which produces MKKKLTWSQMTLLFSLYTTQFLGLGFFMEAFIGILRQNGVSLENLGFIYMIGLFWVFRFLWAPFIDKIYFKKMGHYRAWIIIFQSLMVLSILTISILHIDEHLTAIIFLVILFAFFAASQNIALDAFAFKITFKRERSIINAIKTAGGLIGMVLGGGVGLILYSKIGWHFTMFIMAIVTTISLIQIFFYSESTMKHQHFVEKIDFKQFFTFWKTKEMKLWFILLFLYPATISSAFGLTTPLLVDLGWGLDKIGFAVHIVGYGIGFLASFGASYVINKFGKKNILIIAAFGQFIGILMMLLLFKNHNNDFLVMFVIGVIFMFYTPSQVLMTTLMMDLSSNKTPASQFAIQHSIYMFSGILFSSLSVSMSGILGYEKIILICALIGLLSIYLSTKIEYIIKKGNYERD; this is translated from the coding sequence GTGAAAAAAAAATTAACTTGGTCACAAATGACTTTGTTGTTTAGTTTATATACTACTCAATTTTTAGGTTTAGGCTTCTTTATGGAAGCCTTTATTGGAATTTTAAGACAAAATGGAGTTTCTTTAGAAAATCTTGGCTTTATCTATATGATTGGACTTTTTTGGGTATTTAGATTTTTATGGGCACCTTTTATAGATAAAATATACTTTAAAAAGATGGGACATTATCGAGCTTGGATTATCATTTTTCAATCGTTAATGGTATTATCAATATTGACAATTTCTATTTTACATATAGATGAACATTTAACTGCCATTATTTTTTTAGTGATACTTTTTGCTTTTTTTGCAGCTTCTCAAAATATTGCTCTTGATGCCTTTGCATTTAAAATAACTTTCAAAAGAGAGCGTTCTATAATAAATGCTATTAAAACAGCTGGTGGACTTATTGGTATGGTTTTAGGTGGAGGAGTTGGACTTATACTCTATTCTAAAATTGGTTGGCACTTTACTATGTTTATTATGGCAATCGTTACAACAATATCTTTAATACAAATATTTTTTTATAGTGAATCAACGATGAAACATCAGCATTTTGTAGAAAAGATTGATTTTAAACAATTTTTTACTTTTTGGAAAACAAAAGAGATGAAACTTTGGTTTATTTTACTTTTTTTATACCCAGCTACTATTAGTTCAGCCTTTGGACTTACAACTCCACTTTTAGTTGATTTAGGTTGGGGCTTAGATAAAATAGGATTTGCAGTTCATATAGTTGGTTATGGAATAGGATTTCTAGCCTCTTTTGGTGCTTCTTATGTAATAAATAAATTTGGGAAAAAGAATATTCTAATCATTGCAGCTTTTGGACAGTTTATTGGAATATTAATGATGTTATTGTTATTTAAAAATCATAATAATGACTTTTTAGTAATGTTTGTAATAGGAGTTATATTTATGTTTTACACTCCTTCACAAGTTCTTATGACAACACTTATGATGGATTTATCCTCAAATAAAACTCCTGCTTCACAATTTGCTATTCAACATAGTATTTATATGTTTTCAGGAATATTATTTAGCTCACTATCAGTATCTATGTCAGGAATTCTAGGCTATGAAAAAATCATATTAATTTGTGCCTTAATAGGGCTTTTATCAATATATTTATCAACAAAAATAGAATATATAATAAAAAAGGGAAATTATGAAAGAGATTAA
- a CDS encoding MFS transporter codes for MKEIKPLMVITILCVSSMMAFLAVVGPIIRKLGLQEWHAGVMVALAGIAWILLSRFWGKKSDIYGRKNILLLAIFGFFISYLILALFVNYAVITPPLVIVSLLVLIATRLLIGVFYSAVPPVTNALIADKVSPEKRTSYMASIGASNGLGMILGPIVGGALASFGLAIPLYVAAILPLIAVFMVVFFLEKDKKIERTKDTPLHFFDKRLRLPMIASFITMFSIVTSQVCLGFFILDKFQMNEIDTAKTTGYILAIIGVVFIATQIVVSKLKNVKSITWLILGSIFATIGYFLITLISTKVELTLAFCIGTIGLGMIMPAFMAITANSVEANEQGVAAGTVSSSQGFGIIVGPLLSTVLYKISPESPFLFASFIFAILVIISALYKKRGIVC; via the coding sequence ATGAAAGAGATTAAACCTTTAATGGTTATAACAATTTTATGTGTATCTTCAATGATGGCTTTTTTAGCTGTTGTTGGACCAATCATACGAAAATTAGGTTTACAAGAGTGGCATGCAGGAGTTATGGTCGCACTTGCTGGAATTGCTTGGATTTTATTATCAAGATTTTGGGGTAAAAAAAGTGATATTTATGGAAGAAAAAATATTTTACTCCTTGCAATTTTTGGCTTTTTTATCTCATATTTAATTTTAGCACTATTCGTAAATTATGCAGTAATTACTCCTCCTCTAGTTATTGTTTCACTTTTAGTTTTAATAGCAACTAGATTATTAATAGGAGTATTTTATTCAGCTGTTCCACCTGTAACAAATGCTTTAATTGCAGATAAAGTAAGTCCAGAAAAAAGAACTTCTTATATGGCAAGTATTGGGGCTTCAAATGGTTTAGGAATGATTTTAGGACCAATTGTTGGTGGAGCATTAGCTAGTTTTGGACTTGCTATTCCACTTTATGTTGCTGCTATTTTACCTTTAATTGCAGTATTTATGGTGGTTTTCTTTTTAGAAAAAGATAAAAAAATAGAAAGAACTAAAGATACTCCTTTACACTTTTTTGATAAAAGATTAAGACTTCCAATGATTGCTTCGTTTATTACTATGTTTAGTATTGTTACTTCTCAAGTGTGTTTAGGATTTTTTATCTTAGATAAATTTCAAATGAATGAAATAGATACTGCAAAAACTACTGGCTATATCTTAGCAATAATCGGAGTTGTATTTATAGCTACTCAAATTGTAGTTTCAAAACTAAAAAATGTAAAATCTATAACTTGGTTAATTTTAGGTTCAATTTTTGCAACAATAGGATATTTTTTAATAACTTTAATATCAACAAAAGTTGAATTAACTCTTGCTTTTTGTATAGGAACTATTGGTTTAGGTATGATAATGCCTGCATTTATGGCAATTACTGCAAATAGTGTAGAAGCAAATGAACAAGGTGTTGCAGCAGGAACAGTTTCATCTTCACAAGGTTTTGGAATAATTGTTGGACCTCTTTTAAGTACAGTTTTATACAAAATCTCTCCTGAGTCTCCTTTTTTGTTTGCAAGTTTTATTTTTGCTATTTTAGTTATAATTTCCGCCTTATATAAAAAAAGAGGAATTGTATGTTAG
- a CDS encoding manganese efflux pump MntP, whose amino-acid sequence MLEVLILAFALSMDAFAVSIGLGIKNKQSIKTMALKAGIFFGIFQALMPFIGFLGGIGLREYIQGYDKIVAFLLLLAIGGKMLYEAFNENIEEEITQVTNKILLTLAIATSLDAMAAGYSLHLFSVNIYLSLFIIGFTTFIISYIGVYVGNHGGEKYEKKAEILGGVVLILIGFKILLF is encoded by the coding sequence ATGTTAGAAGTTTTAATTTTGGCATTTGCTCTATCTATGGATGCATTTGCCGTTTCTATCGGACTTGGAATAAAAAATAAACAAAGTATAAAAACTATGGCTCTAAAAGCAGGAATATTTTTTGGGATTTTTCAAGCTTTAATGCCATTTATTGGTTTTCTAGGTGGAATTGGATTAAGAGAGTATATTCAAGGATATGATAAAATCGTAGCATTTCTTTTACTTCTTGCAATTGGTGGGAAAATGTTATATGAAGCTTTTAATGAAAATATTGAAGAAGAGATAACTCAAGTAACAAATAAGATTTTATTAACTCTTGCTATTGCTACAAGTTTAGATGCAATGGCGGCTGGATATAGTTTACATCTTTTTAGTGTAAATATCTATTTATCACTATTTATTATAGGATTTACTACTTTTATTATAAGCTATATTGGTGTTTATGTAGGAAATCATGGTGGTGAAAAATATGAGAAAAAAGCTGAAATTTTAGGTGGAGTTGTTTTAATACTAATAGGATTTAAAATTTTACTTTTTTAA
- the trpS gene encoding tryptophan--tRNA ligase, whose amino-acid sequence MRILSGIQPSGTIHIGNYFGMVKKMIESQNDGELFAFLASYHALTSVKDKESLEKNSYEAAINFLALGINPEKSTFWIQHDVKEVLELYWILSNHTSMGLLERAHSYKDKTSRGIQANHGLFSYPVLMAADILLFDSNIVPVGKDQIQHVEMTRDIAISFNHAYNKEIFTLPIAKVDEVVATVPGTDGAKMSKSYNNTIDMFTTPKIRKKQVMGIVTDSKELNEVKEWQNCNIYAISKLFMNEDELANLRTRYETAGEGYGHFKQTLLAKIEEYFAPYEDKREYYLNNKKEVREILEFGASKARKIAKTKMEIIKDTIGLI is encoded by the coding sequence TTGCGAATTTTATCAGGTATTCAACCTTCAGGAACTATTCATATAGGAAACTATTTTGGTATGGTAAAAAAAATGATAGAGTCACAAAATGATGGTGAACTTTTTGCATTTTTAGCATCATATCACGCTTTAACATCAGTAAAAGATAAAGAGAGTTTAGAAAAAAACTCTTATGAAGCTGCTATTAATTTTTTAGCACTTGGAATAAATCCAGAAAAATCAACTTTTTGGATACAACATGATGTAAAAGAGGTTCTTGAATTATATTGGATATTATCAAATCATACTTCTATGGGGCTTTTAGAAAGAGCTCACTCATATAAAGATAAAACTTCAAGAGGAATACAGGCAAATCATGGACTTTTTTCATATCCAGTTTTGATGGCTGCTGATATTTTACTATTTGACTCAAATATTGTTCCTGTTGGAAAAGATCAAATTCAACATGTTGAAATGACAAGAGATATTGCCATATCATTTAATCATGCTTATAATAAAGAGATTTTTACATTGCCTATTGCAAAAGTTGATGAAGTTGTAGCAACAGTTCCAGGGACTGATGGAGCAAAAATGTCAAAATCATATAACAACACTATTGATATGTTTACAACTCCTAAAATAAGAAAAAAACAAGTTATGGGAATAGTAACTGATTCAAAAGAGTTAAATGAGGTAAAAGAGTGGCAAAACTGTAATATCTATGCTATATCTAAACTATTTATGAATGAAGATGAATTAGCAAATTTAAGAACTAGATATGAAACAGCTGGTGAAGGATATGGTCACTTTAAACAAACTCTTTTAGCAAAAATCGAGGAGTATTTTGCTCCTTATGAAGATAAAAGAGAGTACTACTTAAACAATAAAAAAGAGGTTCGAGAAATCTTAGAATTTGGAGCTTCAAAAGCTAGAAAAATAGCAAAAACTAAAATGGAAATTATAAAAGACACTATTGGATTAATTTAA
- a CDS encoding diguanylate cyclase codes for MILTIEEIAVKNIISINIEKSLKEAIILMASSNLRNIVVIENTIDKHKTFYLLTITDLIDYKLRNLDENILLKELNLTKARVLKRDENIFTVLNEVEDSDKYMVIVEDDELIGLLSYSDIINNIDPKILMKKQTIATLILQYKATTTYENTATIQAIQMMKDNNSDSIIMINEEHKPIGIFTTKDFINLIYKNSNLQNPINMYMSKPVYTLNEYSTIDEAINFIKDKHFKRIVVTNDDEEITGILTQKELLRIIYNKWVDFIKEEGNRISKINEELLSKTSMLEENASFDFLTKLYNRRKFNSFLDYEISKANRYQGQYLSILLLDIDYFKKVNDIYGHLVGDYILQEVSKILTVCSRNTDIVARWGGEEFILMLPQTSIDEAFLVGEKLRATIEKHKFKDVNHITCSIGVSQFHKNEERDSLFKRVDEALYKAKNSGRNKVCL; via the coding sequence ATGATACTAACAATTGAAGAGATTGCAGTAAAAAATATAATCTCTATAAATATAGAAAAATCTTTAAAAGAAGCCATAATTTTAATGGCTTCTTCAAACCTTAGAAATATAGTTGTTATTGAAAATACAATAGATAAACACAAAACTTTTTATCTACTTACAATTACAGACTTAATTGATTATAAATTAAGAAATTTAGATGAAAATATTTTATTAAAAGAGTTAAATCTAACAAAGGCAAGAGTATTAAAAAGAGATGAAAATATTTTTACTGTTTTAAATGAAGTAGAAGATTCAGATAAATATATGGTTATAGTTGAAGATGATGAGTTAATAGGATTACTCTCTTATAGCGATATAATAAACAACATTGACCCAAAAATTTTGATGAAAAAACAGACTATTGCAACTTTGATTTTGCAATATAAAGCAACAACAACTTATGAAAATACAGCAACAATTCAAGCAATACAAATGATGAAAGATAATAATAGCGATTCTATTATTATGATAAATGAAGAGCATAAACCAATTGGGATTTTTACAACAAAAGATTTTATAAATTTAATTTATAAAAATTCAAATCTACAAAATCCTATTAATATGTATATGTCGAAGCCTGTTTATACTTTAAATGAATACTCAACAATTGATGAAGCAATAAATTTTATAAAAGATAAACATTTTAAAAGAATAGTTGTTACAAATGATGATGAAGAGATTACAGGTATTTTAACTCAAAAAGAGTTATTAAGAATTATTTACAATAAATGGGTTGATTTTATAAAAGAAGAGGGAAATAGAATTTCCAAAATAAATGAAGAGTTACTATCAAAAACTTCTATGTTAGAAGAGAATGCCTCTTTTGATTTTTTAACAAAACTCTATAATCGAAGAAAATTTAACTCTTTTTTAGATTATGAAATTTCAAAAGCAAATAGATATCAAGGGCAATATCTATCTATACTACTTTTAGATATTGATTATTTTAAAAAAGTAAATGATATATATGGTCACTTAGTAGGAGACTATATTTTACAAGAGGTAAGCAAAATATTAACAGTTTGTTCAAGAAATACAGATATTGTTGCTAGATGGGGTGGAGAAGAGTTTATTTTAATGCTTCCACAAACAAGTATAGATGAAGCTTTTTTAGTAGGAGAAAAGCTAAGAGCAACTATTGAAAAACATAAATTCAAAGATGTAAATCATATTACTTGTTCAATTGGAGTTAGTCAATTTCATAAAAATGAAGAGAGAGACTCTTTATTTAAAAGAGTAGATGAAGCCCTATATAAAGCAAAAAATTCTGGAAGAAATAAGGTATGTTTATAA
- a CDS encoding Hpt domain-containing protein, whose amino-acid sequence MVRHPDSTIPFFRQMWKTILAKNTWQGVIKNRSKNGENYYVHSTIAPILNDKNEIVEFIALREDITNLINRTNELKSEKVILNNFFNHIDEILIIKRDNRFEQISQKFFDLFAIENLQEFNHQYKCISNLFIPKDGYLEFSKEFNWIKEVVNNPNKIYKALMKDKQEKIRTFWVRVQKIPFEKTYYYLFILTDITLLENESLKEDNKNIIKEDIKSENSFQLFEKTKEALKLPDKIIFNLIDKFITNTKETTVKLNEALKSGQIDLVKMFAHNIKGSASTLRFEEISSLAKEIEDNLENDTEQMNKLEKINQLLKIIEEEVKRVEIYDK is encoded by the coding sequence ATTGTTAGACATCCTGATTCAACTATACCTTTTTTCCGTCAAATGTGGAAAACTATTTTAGCAAAAAATACTTGGCAAGGAGTTATAAAAAATCGTTCAAAAAATGGTGAGAATTACTATGTTCACTCAACAATTGCCCCTATTTTAAATGATAAAAATGAGATTGTTGAGTTTATTGCTTTAAGAGAAGATATTACAAACCTTATTAATAGAACAAATGAACTTAAATCTGAAAAAGTAATATTAAACAATTTCTTTAATCATATTGATGAGATATTGATAATAAAAAGAGATAATAGATTTGAACAAATTAGTCAAAAGTTTTTCGACCTTTTTGCTATTGAAAATCTACAAGAGTTTAATCATCAATATAAATGTATCTCAAATCTATTTATCCCTAAAGATGGCTATTTAGAGTTTTCAAAAGAGTTCAATTGGATAAAAGAGGTAGTTAATAATCCAAATAAAATCTATAAAGCTCTTATGAAAGATAAACAAGAGAAAATTAGAACTTTCTGGGTAAGAGTTCAAAAAATTCCTTTTGAAAAAACATACTACTATCTTTTTATACTTACAGATATCACTCTATTAGAAAATGAGAGTTTAAAAGAGGATAATAAAAATATTATTAAAGAAGATATAAAAAGTGAAAATAGTTTTCAACTATTTGAAAAAACTAAAGAAGCTTTAAAACTTCCAGATAAGATAATTTTTAACTTGATTGATAAATTTATTACAAATACAAAAGAGACTACTGTTAAATTAAATGAAGCCTTAAAAAGTGGGCAAATTGACTTAGTTAAAATGTTTGCACACAATATAAAAGGTTCAGCTTCAACTTTAAGATTTGAAGAAATTTCATCTTTAGCAAAAGAGATTGAAGATAATTTAGAAAATGATACTGAACAAATGAATAAATTAGAAAAAATAAATCAACTATTAAAAATAATTGAAGAAGAGGTAAAGAGAGTGGAAATATATGATAAATAA
- a CDS encoding ATP-binding protein — MINNIILLFKNESKYDLQEEYLQADKVMIWIILIHAFVAIFITSQYYETYTLGIIASGLILTIAGISYLTLAGTLYFRLIAAIVLMFFSALFIQQHLGRIEMHFHVFIALAVLTIYKDLKPMLLASLVIALHHIIFNYLQLYNFSINGDPIKIFSYGCGLEYVLLHIVMVVAEALVLSYIITLSKNQFLRMKKLQQKAEKNHLEAVNAEQVKTEFLANMSHEIRTPMNGIIGFTHLLQQTSLTNEQQKFVNIIETSTKTLLSIVNQVLDFSKIKSEKVELDLVSINPFEEFENSLMIFIPIANKKEINFSINIDPAISECLIVDSLKLKQILTNLVSNAIKFTPTNGAVSVNIEKISSSQNSQRIKFSVKDTGIGIPKERQKTIFDAFTQVDSSTTRKFGGTGLGLNISASYVKLMGGVLKVDSIEEKGSTFKFELELSTCFLKENLSSMYEKSEIIVSREALDSYSMLENQLRYFNLRFTILDSFQITSRLQESKEEKIVLTNSKEYLNDWLKIKPNPKIILLGIKDSKKDAPAISFVEDYEHSNSALYNHLRKFNAINGTTQKIENKEDIKFNLNILVAEDYPVNQILIGELLKNYGIKYDIAENGAKAVEMAMEKSYDLILMDINMPELNGIEATKKLREAFDDTLPIIALTANASNGDEEYFISVGMDDYLSKPIDTTKLENILNKFSKGVK, encoded by the coding sequence ATGATAAATAATATAATTTTACTTTTCAAAAATGAATCAAAATATGATTTACAAGAGGAGTATTTACAAGCAGATAAAGTAATGATATGGATTATTCTAATTCATGCTTTTGTTGCAATATTTATAACTTCTCAATATTATGAAACTTATACATTAGGAATAATTGCAAGTGGATTAATTTTAACAATAGCAGGAATATCTTATTTAACCCTAGCTGGAACCTTATATTTTAGACTAATTGCAGCTATTGTTTTAATGTTTTTTTCAGCACTATTTATACAACAACATCTTGGACGAATAGAGATGCATTTTCATGTATTCATAGCTCTTGCTGTTTTAACTATTTATAAAGATTTAAAACCTATGCTTTTAGCTAGTTTAGTTATAGCATTACATCACATTATTTTTAACTATCTGCAACTATATAACTTCTCAATAAATGGTGATCCTATTAAGATTTTCTCTTATGGTTGTGGTTTAGAATATGTACTTTTACACATTGTTATGGTAGTAGCTGAAGCTTTAGTTTTAAGTTATATAATAACTTTATCAAAAAATCAGTTTTTAAGAATGAAAAAGTTACAACAAAAAGCTGAAAAAAATCATTTAGAAGCTGTTAATGCAGAACAAGTTAAAACAGAGTTTCTAGCAAATATGTCCCATGAGATAAGAACTCCTATGAATGGAATTATTGGATTTACTCATCTTTTACAACAAACCTCTTTAACAAATGAGCAACAAAAATTTGTAAATATTATAGAGACCTCAACAAAAACTCTTTTAAGTATTGTAAATCAAGTTTTAGATTTCTCAAAAATAAAAAGTGAAAAAGTAGAATTAGACTTAGTCTCAATAAACCCATTTGAAGAGTTTGAAAACTCTTTAATGATTTTTATACCAATTGCAAATAAAAAAGAGATAAATTTTAGTATAAATATAGACCCAGCAATCTCGGAATGTCTTATTGTCGATTCTTTAAAACTAAAACAAATTTTGACAAATCTAGTTTCAAATGCCATAAAATTTACTCCAACAAATGGAGCTGTTAGTGTAAATATTGAGAAAATCTCATCTTCACAAAATAGCCAAAGAATAAAATTTAGTGTAAAAGATACAGGAATTGGTATTCCAAAAGAGAGACAAAAAACTATTTTTGATGCCTTTACACAAGTTGATAGTTCAACTACAAGAAAATTTGGTGGAACAGGACTTGGACTTAATATTAGTGCCTCTTATGTTAAATTAATGGGTGGAGTTTTAAAAGTAGATAGTATAGAGGAAAAAGGTAGTACATTTAAGTTTGAATTAGAACTTTCTACTTGCTTTTTAAAAGAAAATCTCTCATCTATGTATGAAAAAAGTGAAATTATAGTTTCAAGAGAGGCTTTAGATTCATACTCTATGCTTGAAAATCAACTAAGATATTTTAACCTTCGATTTACTATTTTAGATAGTTTTCAAATTACATCTAGACTTCAAGAGTCAAAAGAAGAAAAAATAGTTCTTACAAATTCAAAAGAGTATTTAAATGATTGGCTAAAAATCAAACCTAATCCAAAGATTATTCTACTTGGAATAAAAGATAGTAAAAAAGATGCCCCAGCTATAAGTTTTGTAGAGGATTATGAACATTCAAACTCAGCTTTATATAACCATTTAAGAAAATTCAATGCTATAAATGGAACAACTCAAAAAATAGAGAATAAAGAGGATATAAAATTTAATTTAAATATTTTAGTTGCAGAAGATTATCCAGTAAATCAAATACTTATAGGTGAGCTATTAAAAAATTATGGTATCAAATATGATATAGCCGAAAATGGGGCAAAAGCTGTAGAAATGGCGATGGAAAAGAGTTATGACCTTATACTTATGGATATAAATATGCCAGAATTAAATGGTATTGAAGCAACTAAGAAACTAAGAGAAGCCTTTGATGATACCTTACCAATTATTGCACTAACAGCAAATGCATCAAATGGAGATGAAGAGTATTTCATCTCTGTTGGAATGGATGATTATCTAAGTAAGCCTATTGATACAACAAAATTAGAGAATATTTTAAATAAATTTAGTAAAGGAGTAAAATGA
- a CDS encoding HD-GYP domain-containing protein has product MSNIYIIAVDDEPMNITLIEELTKEMGKDIELKSFLNPIDALQYLINNPVDIMLTDYMMPNMNGAELIERAKILCPEILSVIITAAGDNEAIKIQALKAGANDFLSKPLHISEFQLRIKNLLTLKKSQKILNKFNENLQLEVKKATQNLIDREYETLLVLSKTAEYKDPETASHIARVAHYSKLLARSYGLDKEEQDKIFHASPLHDLGKIGIRDDVLLKPAKLDKQELEHMKTHPLIGYEILKGTKNPFLEAGAIISLSHHEKFDGSGYPKGLKGDEIHIYGRITAIADVFDALTSIRPYKKAWNFKDAINFLMEQKEKHFDPELIDLFIANIEEVKDIYHQFESEEK; this is encoded by the coding sequence ATGAGTAATATCTATATAATTGCAGTTGATGATGAACCTATGAATATAACTTTGATTGAAGAACTTACAAAAGAGATGGGAAAAGATATAGAACTTAAATCATTTTTAAATCCTATTGATGCTTTACAATACTTAATAAATAATCCAGTTGATATAATGCTCACAGACTATATGATGCCAAATATGAATGGTGCAGAACTAATTGAACGAGCAAAAATATTATGTCCAGAGATTTTAAGTGTAATTATAACTGCTGCTGGAGATAATGAAGCTATAAAAATCCAAGCACTTAAAGCAGGAGCAAATGATTTTCTATCAAAACCACTTCATATTAGTGAATTTCAATTAAGAATAAAAAATCTTCTTACACTTAAAAAATCACAAAAGATATTAAATAAATTTAATGAAAATCTACAACTTGAAGTAAAAAAAGCCACTCAAAATTTAATTGATAGAGAGTATGAAACTCTTTTAGTGTTATCAAAAACAGCTGAATACAAAGACCCTGAAACAGCAAGTCATATTGCGAGAGTTGCTCACTACTCAAAATTATTAGCTCGTTCTTATGGCTTAGATAAAGAGGAACAAGATAAAATCTTTCACGCTTCTCCTCTTCATGATTTAGGAAAAATTGGTATAAGAGATGATGTTTTACTAAAACCTGCAAAATTAGATAAACAAGAACTTGAACATATGAAAACTCATCCTCTTATTGGTTATGAGATTTTAAAAGGTACAAAAAATCCTTTCTTAGAAGCAGGAGCAATAATCTCTCTTTCTCATCACGAAAAGTTTGATGGAAGTGGTTATCCTAAAGGATTAAAAGGTGATGAAATACATATTTATGGAAGAATTACTGCAATTGCAGATGTATTTGATGCTCTTACATCTATTCGTCCATATAAAAAAGCTTGGAATTTCAAAGATGCAATTAATTTTTTAATGGAGCAAAAAGAGAAACATTTCGATCCAGAACTTATTGATCTGTTTATTGCAAATATCGAAGAAGTAAAAGATATCTATCATCAATTTGAAAGTGAAGAAAAGTAA
- a CDS encoding SCO family protein, producing the protein MFKKVFGISILVLTLVLFFSFPFLSNFTNKNLSEISIKESPTQPWFLENEKEKFALVYFGYVACTTVCIPSLTEIAEIYKKLDEKNLNIPFYFANIDYKIPSNLPDIFAKSFDKRFNGIYNDSSQINKLKQDFNLLINESVLEITHSSNLYLFKRENDSYKLYKIYITHPYDIKLLIKALSN; encoded by the coding sequence ATGTTTAAAAAAGTTTTTGGTATTTCTATACTTGTCTTAACTCTAGTTTTATTTTTCTCTTTTCCATTTTTAAGTAATTTTACAAATAAAAATCTTAGTGAAATATCAATAAAAGAGTCTCCTACTCAACCTTGGTTTTTAGAAAATGAAAAAGAGAAATTTGCTTTAGTATATTTTGGATATGTTGCTTGTACTACAGTTTGTATTCCATCTTTAACTGAGATAGCTGAAATCTATAAAAAACTAGATGAAAAAAATCTAAATATACCTTTTTATTTTGCAAATATAGATTATAAAATACCTTCAAATCTACCTGATATTTTTGCTAAAAGTTTTGATAAAAGATTTAATGGGATATATAATGACTCATCTCAAATTAATAAACTAAAACAAGATTTTAATTTATTGATTAATGAAAGTGTATTAGAAATAACACACTCATCAAATTTATATCTTTTTAAAAGAGAAAATGATAGTTATAAACTATATAAAATTTATATTACACACCCATATGATATAAAATTACTTATAAAAGCTCTTTCAAACTAA
- a CDS encoding SdiA-regulated domain-containing protein, which yields MKKVKFLLIFCLTIFGISHYTDLDDKLLFNIFHQKDKNLINENEHIYSLKEIKDIKKNLSGITYNELSDTLFLITNSPRNIYELDKNGEVLRKIELKGFRDTEDLTHIKDNLFAILDEELSAFYIVNIFDDTKEVSINNSIKQYSFDVRNFENFGLEGISYDIQEDEFYIVNERNPKKIVLIKGLMNNSEIEVNIKNKLLDNNTYLGDFSAIHFDSIKRAFYILSQESTLLGRVDDKKDFSKYLDLNNNEISSKMVNPEGVTKDNEGNIYIVGEPNLFLSIKKKI from the coding sequence TTGAAAAAAGTTAAATTTCTCTTAATATTTTGTTTAACTATTTTTGGTATATCGCACTATACAGATTTAGATGATAAGTTGCTTTTCAATATTTTTCATCAAAAAGATAAAAACTTAATTAATGAAAATGAGCATATTTATAGTTTAAAAGAGATTAAAGATATAAAAAAGAATCTTTCAGGAATAACATATAATGAGCTTAGTGATACTCTTTTTCTTATAACAAACTCTCCAAGAAATATTTATGAATTAGATAAGAATGGTGAAGTTTTAAGAAAAATAGAGTTAAAAGGTTTTAGAGATACTGAAGATTTAACACATATAAAAGATAATTTATTTGCTATTTTAGATGAGGAGTTAAGTGCTTTTTATATTGTAAATATCTTTGATGATACAAAAGAGGTATCTATTAATAACTCTATCAAACAATATAGTTTTGATGTTAGAAACTTTGAAAACTTTGGTTTAGAAGGTATAAGCTATGATATACAAGAAGATGAATTTTATATTGTAAATGAAAGAAATCCTAAAAAAATTGTTTTAATAAAAGGGCTTATGAATAACTCTGAAATAGAGGTTAATATTAAAAATAAACTTCTTGATAATAACACATACTTAGGCGATTTTTCAGCTATTCATTTTGATTCTATAAAAAGAGCATTTTACATTTTAAGCCAAGAATCAACACTTTTAGGAAGAGTTGATGATAAAAAAGATTTTAGTAAATATTTAGATTTAAATAATAATGAAATCTCTTCAAAAATGGTAAATCCTGAAGGAGTAACAAAAGATAATGAAGGGAATATTTATATTGTAGGAGAGCCAAATCTTTTTTTAAGTATTAAAAAAAAGATTTAG